In a single window of the Cydia amplana chromosome 4, ilCydAmpl1.1, whole genome shotgun sequence genome:
- the LOC134647590 gene encoding UPF0489 protein C5orf22 homolog translates to MEGNGEKRSEPPLKRFKKVPVYVVEEHNDALQFVYSAIGGKKLPLEGSTLLHFDAHPDMLLDRKLKGAEARAGRELLPLLQIENWIVPAAAAGHIDRVVWLRPPWAKQFQDGSRVIEVGDHPVNGLLRVNSKEPYYMSDALYSSKLDNKRTFTLTVAEVPDPNNTEDETHMQILAKELAISHPYVLDIDLDFFSTGNPFLSLYENIQLYDRLEPIFGFKLPDSDDNENIEKFVDLRERQLNELEDLFQHLEEHNNLENYEGEKTETFQKVSDIASAVLSEAGRLGEPPNWWAMYAGGCTRDQGGLPHHISTEEEVRHKMDKIIRPLLKALPPPVLVTVARSTDDGYCPPAQVDYIQSLVLHMLKEIYDTDEPEYYYLKAED, encoded by the exons ATGGAGGGAAATGGCGAGAAACGAAGCGAGCCGCCCTTGAAGCGCTTCAAAAAAGTGCCAGTTTATGTAGTGGAGGAACACAACGATGCATTACAGTTTGTTTACTCCGCCATCGGAGGAAAAAAATTGCCGTTGGAAGGATCGACGCTACTTCACTTCGACGCTCACCCTGACATGCTTCTAGATCGTAAATTGAAGGGTGCCGAGGCCCGGGCTGGCAGAGAACTGTTGCCTTTGTTACAAATAGAGAACTGGATAGTTCCCGCGGCTGCTGCCGGACACATAGACCGTGTTGTATGGCTGCGGCCGCCTTGGGCAAAACAATTCCAAGATGGCTCTCGTGTCATAGAAGTCGGCGATCACCCGGTTAACGGCTTACTGCGCGTTAATAGCAAAGAACCATATTACATGTCTGATGCCCTCTATTCTTCCAAACTCGACAACAAACGAACCTTTACACTAACCGTAGCAGAAGTCCCCGACCCGAACAATACTGAAGATGAAACCCATATGCAAATACTGGCTAAAGAACTAGCAATATCGCACCCTTATGTTCTCGATATCGATTTAGACTTCTTTAGCACGGGAAATCCCTTTCTATCCCTTTATGAAAATATACAGCTGTACGACCGCTTGGAGCCAATCTTCGGATTTAAACTTCCCGATAGCGACGATAACGAAAATATAGAGAAATTTGTGGATTTACGTGAAAGGCAATTGAACGAACTCGAAGACTTATTCCAGCACCTCGAGGAACATAATAATTTGGAGAATTATGAAGGTGAAAAGACGGAGACTTTTCAGAAA GTTTCAGATATCGCATCGGCAGTTTTATCCGAAGCCGGGCGGTTGGGTGAGCCGCCGAACTGGTGGGCGATGTACGCGGGCGGTTGCACGCGCGACCAGGGCGGGTTGCCGCATCATATTAGCACAGAAGAGGAGGTGCGACATAAAATGGATAAGATTATCAGACCATTGTTGAAAGCTTTGCCGCCACCTGTTCTGGTGACCGTCGCGAGGTCCACTGATGACGGTTACTGCCCTCCGGCCCAG GTTGACTACATTCAATCTCTAGTACTCCATATGCTTAAAGAAATTTATGATACCGATGAACccgaatattattatttaaaagccGAAGATTAA